A region of Massilia sp. WG5 DNA encodes the following proteins:
- the lplT gene encoding lysophospholipid transporter LplT, giving the protein MKPAFFAIVGAQFFSSLADSALFILCVSLITTLSFPGWMTPMLKMGFVLSYILLAPFAGAFADMFPKGRVMLVTNTIKMLGCSLILAKANPLLAYGIVGFGASAYSPAKYGILAEVLPARRLVAANGWIEGTTVVSMILGTILGGLISANEHTIAWLLRVAPAHDGIAETPVRAAVFVIVLTYFVAGVLNLCVVNAGKRYENARRSIPALLLEFYRCNSTLWRDREGRVSLGVTSLFWGAGMVLQILLLAWAKSALGLGLDKAAALQGVFALGVVVGAAIAGKTVPLVRSMSVMPVGIVLGIGLCAMVFVHTVQVALPLLLVIGVLAGLFVVPMNAILQHRGHSLMSAGQSIAVQNFNENLAILAMTASYAMALQVKLEMNTVLLLLGILVATTTIYLRAVANTDRAA; this is encoded by the coding sequence ATGAAACCTGCCTTCTTCGCTATCGTTGGGGCCCAGTTCTTTTCCTCGCTGGCCGACAGCGCGTTGTTCATCCTCTGCGTCTCGCTGATCACGACGCTGTCGTTTCCAGGATGGATGACGCCGATGCTGAAGATGGGTTTTGTCCTCTCCTATATCCTGCTGGCTCCCTTCGCCGGCGCCTTCGCCGACATGTTTCCCAAGGGCCGGGTGATGCTGGTGACAAACACGATCAAGATGCTCGGCTGCTCGCTGATCCTGGCCAAGGCCAATCCCCTGCTCGCCTATGGCATCGTCGGCTTCGGCGCCTCGGCCTATTCGCCGGCCAAGTACGGCATCCTGGCCGAAGTCCTGCCGGCCCGGCGCCTGGTGGCGGCGAACGGCTGGATCGAGGGCACCACGGTGGTCTCGATGATCCTCGGCACCATCCTGGGCGGCCTCATTTCCGCCAACGAACACACGATCGCCTGGCTGCTGCGGGTCGCGCCCGCGCATGACGGCATCGCCGAGACGCCGGTGCGGGCGGCGGTGTTCGTGATCGTGCTGACCTATTTCGTGGCCGGCGTGCTGAACCTCTGCGTCGTGAATGCCGGCAAGCGCTATGAGAACGCGCGCCGTTCCATCCCCGCCCTGCTGCTCGAGTTCTACCGCTGCAACTCGACCTTGTGGCGCGACCGCGAGGGCCGGGTGTCGCTGGGCGTGACCTCGCTGTTCTGGGGCGCCGGCATGGTGCTGCAGATCCTGCTGCTGGCCTGGGCCAAGTCGGCGCTCGGCCTGGGCCTGGACAAGGCGGCCGCGCTGCAGGGCGTGTTCGCGCTCGGCGTGGTGGTCGGCGCCGCGATCGCCGGCAAGACGGTGCCGCTGGTGCGCTCGATGTCGGTGATGCCGGTCGGGATCGTGCTCGGCATCGGGCTGTGCGCGATGGTGTTCGTGCACACGGTGCAGGTCGCGCTGCCGCTGCTGCTCGTGATCGGCGTGCTGGCCGGGCTGTTCGTGGTGCCGATGAACGCCATCCTGCAGCACCGCGGCCACAGCCTGATGAGCGCCGGCCAGTCGATCGCGGTGCAGAACTTCAACGAGAACCTGGCCATCCTGGCGATGACGGCCAGCTATGCGATGGCGCTGCAGGTCAAGCTGGAGATGAATACGGTGCTGCTGTTGCTGGGCATTCTCGTCGCCACCACCACCATCTACCTGCGCGCCGTGGCGAACACGGATCGAGCCGCCTGA